In Exiguobacterium acetylicum, the genomic stretch GTGATGGTTTGTGTAAACAAGAAGAGGTGGAACTGACGCGTTACCGGACACTTGTCAGTCATGTCCGCTATGAGGCGAACTTAAAGGAACAGAATGAGCGGATTCCGCAAAGTGGTTTGTATCCGCATGGGAAAAAGGGCATGCGTGTCTCGTTGTTGCCGAGTCGACAAGGGGATGCGATGTCGTGGCGCTTCTATCGTTCAACGGTCTCTCGAGAGACGGCTTTACGAACATTACACAATCAATTGGACTTCGCTTGGTTAGCTGAACAACGACACGGGTGTATCGTCATTTCTGGATCGACAGGTGCAGGAAAGACGACGATGTTATATTCCTTGATGAGTGCAATGGAAGAAAAGCGAATCATCTCGATTGAAGATCCGGTGGAATGTACGGTACCAAACGTCTTACAACTGGAACTAAATGAAAAGGCAGGCTTCACTGCTACGCGATGTTTTGAGGAAATATTGCGAGCGGATCCGGATTGGATTGCTTTTGGTGAGGTGCGGACGAGAGAGGCAGCACGTTTGACGATGAATGCCGCACTTAGTGGTCACGTCGTGTTATTTACGTTACACGCTGGAAGTATTGATGAGGCGCGATTGCGATTGCGCAGTTTAGGGATCGAAGAGTCAGAACTAGCTGTCTGTCAACGCATCATTCATCTCGAGCGAAAAGGAGAGGATGTCCACTGTACCGTCAGAAACTTACAAGCCGCGATCAAAGTCGGTTCTTAAAACGATATCACCGTTTGTTATCAAAAGGCATTTCCGCGAAAGAGACGTTACTCATTTTAAAACGATTCGAGCGCCAGCCGTTCGCGGAAGTAGTCGGAGAAATGGAACAACGTCTTGAAAAAGGAGACTCCTTTGCAGCATCCCTTGAACCGCTTGCGTTAACGAATACCTTAAAACGACTTCTTTTTGTTGGAGAAAGGACAGAGCGACCGTTGCTCGTTCTTCGCCAAATCGTGAAACTGCTCGACCTCGAAACAGAAATGCGATCGAAGTTTTGGAAGATGATTCGGTATCCGCTTGTTCTAGCGACCAGTCTATTCCTTCTGTTCTTCTTTTATGCCCTCTACGTATTTCCGTCTCTCCTCGAGATGTCGGACCCGAAGACTCTCCCCTCATTTCTTCATCTCCTTCTTCACCCCTCTGCGAAGTATCTACTCGCAAGTATTCCCGTTATTTTGTTGACCTCCGGTTACCTCTTTTTTCGCTTCTTTCCGTTAAACCGTATTTTACGACTGAAACCGCTACAGCGATTGATTCGCCTCTACTACAGCTATTTATTCACGATCGAAGTAGGATCGTTCATCGATGCTGGCTTCTCGCTCGAAGAGACCTTTCGTCATCTGGAGCAAGGACAAGCGAATAAAAAAGGACATCTCTATGCTCGTCTACATGCTAAACAACAGGCAGGGGAACCACTTGCAGAAGCGCTTGGCGAAGATGAGATCATCGAAGCCGAGACGATTGGAATCGTCCATTTGGCGCGGGAAAGTGGTGATCTTGGGCCGTTGTTGCTTGAACAAGCGACACTCTTACATGAGTCGATGGAAGAGGAACTAGAGAAAAAGTTGTTATGGATCGAGCCGATTTTGTACGGCGGATTGACGATCATGACGGGAACGTTATTTCTCATCTTGTATTATCCAATTCAGCTAGCGATACAGCAGCTTCCATTCTAAACAGAGGAGACGATACGATGAAACAATTCTTAAAGCGACAGGATGGATTCACCTTACTTGAGATGGCAGCCGTCTTATTGATCATTTCGTTATTACTGCTCGTTTTGATTCCAACGATGACAAGTGGAAAGGACCAGGCGAAAGGTGTGAGTTGTGAGGCGAACATTCGAGTCATTCGGTCAGAGGTTAATTTGTATTACGCGAAAGAGAAAAAGTACCCAGAATCACTTCAGACGATCAATCGCGGAACAGCCGATAAACCGAATGCTCTCGTCTGTGATCAGGAGACGTATACGTATGATTCGAAGACTGGCGAACTTACGAAGTGAACGAGGGTTTACCTTATTTGAGATGACGGCGGTGCTGACGATCATTGCTTGTTTACTTGTTTTTTTATTACCGGCACTGTTTGAAAAACGACCGGACTGGATTCCGCTTGAACAAGAGGTTCGTCTGATGGAACAAGATATTCAGACACTTCGACTCATGCAGTACTCAAAGCAAGATCAAGCATTGATGCAGTTTCGATTTCGAGGAGACGGTACAGGATACCTTGTCCTTGCGGATGACCGGTTGTTATGGCAACGGACATTCCAAAATGGTCATACGTGTACCGTTCCGCCCTCGAATCGCATCATCTATTTTAAAAGCTATCACTCGATCTATGCAGCGACCTGGTCTTGCCGTTCGGCAACAGCCGAATATGAAATCAAATTCTTACTTGGGAACTATCAAATGGCAATCCGTAAAGTGAGGTGAGAAGTATGCAGAACGAACGCCAAGCGGGCTTCTCTTTGCTTGAAGTGATGCTCTCGATCGTTGCAATCGGTATCTTCATGATGTTAGCGATTGATCCTTATCTCGATTTACGGACGAAACAAATGAAATGGGAACAAGAGACGGAACAGCTTGAGCAGATGGCGACGGATCAAGTTGAAAACCGAACAGCGTCCTATGTCCTGAAACAAGGAGCGTGGTGTAATGAAACGATGTGTCTTGCGAGCGGAATCCGGAATGACCCTTCTCGAACTGTCATTCGTCCTATGGCTGAGTCCACTTCTTCTGCTAGCAATCTTGACATTGACCCCACTCGTTCGTCCGCCGGAAGTCAACCGAATGAATGAAGAATTGTTCTTTCATACCGTGGAACGACTGATGTGGCGAAGTACGATGTGCGAGCGCGTCGGAGACGAGATTCGTGGAATGGACGTCAACCCGGGAGAGACGGCTGAAAAGTGGCGTCTCGTCCGTGTGCAAGATCAACTACGTCTCAAAAAAGAACAGGGAGGTGAACTGACATACGCTCGCGATGTCAAACAATACACGGTGACAGATCATGCCGAGATCATCTCGATTCAGTTGAACGACAGCAGACGTTCCTTCCGATGCGTCAGGAAGGATTCATCTTGATTCAAACGTTACTGTTACTTCTAGGAATGGGAGTCGTGCTCTTGATTTCTTGCCAGCAGATTGACGAAGAGATGCGGCATCATCAGTTAGAGCGAGAAGCGCTCCAACTCGAGTCTCTAATCCGAGCGGCGAAAACAGATTGTACGAAGGACGAGACCCTCCGCTACCCAATCGGACAAGTCAGCTGTACAGCGACCGATAAAGGCTTTAAAATGGAAGCGAGATTAGAGAATGGTCAAAGAATCGAGGCGGTCGTCACACATGAGTAAGGTTTATTTGATTGGGTTTATGGGAACTGGTAAAACAGCCGTCGGACATCGATTGGGTACCCAATACGAGGTCGACGAACTGGATGAACGGTTCGAACAGGAACATGGACAAACGATTACTGCTTTTTTCGCTGAGCATGGCGAAGCAGGGTTTCGTACACATGAAAGCGAATTGTTGAAGAGTAGCAATGCGGAAGTAATCGTCACGGGTGGCGGTATCGTCGAACGAGAAGAAAACCGACTGTACATGCAGGAGTCCGGAACAGTCGTCTGG encodes the following:
- a CDS encoding shikimate kinase, with product MSKVYLIGFMGTGKTAVGHRLGTQYEVDELDERFEQEHGQTITAFFAEHGEAGFRTHESELLKSSNAEVIVTGGGIVEREENRLYMQESGTVVWIDTPFDLIWERIASDPNRPLVTEREQVRRLFERRYSLYAGVATVRLEGTASIEELTRAIETVLEEKS
- a CDS encoding competence type IV pilus major pilin ComGC, which produces MKQFLKRQDGFTLLEMAAVLLIISLLLLVLIPTMTSGKDQAKGVSCEANIRVIRSEVNLYYAKEKKYPESLQTINRGTADKPNALVCDQETYTYDSKTGELTK
- a CDS encoding type II secretion system protein, whose amino-acid sequence is MIRRLANLRSERGFTLFEMTAVLTIIACLLVFLLPALFEKRPDWIPLEQEVRLMEQDIQTLRLMQYSKQDQALMQFRFRGDGTGYLVLADDRLLWQRTFQNGHTCTVPPSNRIIYFKSYHSIYAATWSCRSATAEYEIKFLLGNYQMAIRKVR
- a CDS encoding ATPase, T2SS/T4P/T4SS family → MKEWTTQLMERFESLGATDVHFVPNEACVRIVCRTGDGLCKQEEVELTRYRTLVSHVRYEANLKEQNERIPQSGLYPHGKKGMRVSLLPSRQGDAMSWRFYRSTVSRETALRTLHNQLDFAWLAEQRHGCIVISGSTGAGKTTMLYSLMSAMEEKRIISIEDPVECTVPNVLQLELNEKAGFTATRCFEEILRADPDWIAFGEVRTREAARLTMNAALSGHVVLFTLHAGSIDEARLRLRSLGIEESELAVCQRIIHLERKGEDVHCTVRNLQAAIKVGS
- a CDS encoding type II secretion system F family protein — its product is MLSKGISAKETLLILKRFERQPFAEVVGEMEQRLEKGDSFAASLEPLALTNTLKRLLFVGERTERPLLVLRQIVKLLDLETEMRSKFWKMIRYPLVLATSLFLLFFFYALYVFPSLLEMSDPKTLPSFLHLLLHPSAKYLLASIPVILLTSGYLFFRFFPLNRILRLKPLQRLIRLYYSYLFTIEVGSFIDAGFSLEETFRHLEQGQANKKGHLYARLHAKQQAGEPLAEALGEDEIIEAETIGIVHLARESGDLGPLLLEQATLLHESMEEELEKKLLWIEPILYGGLTIMTGTLFLILYYPIQLAIQQLPF
- a CDS encoding type II secretion system protein, whose amino-acid sequence is MQNERQAGFSLLEVMLSIVAIGIFMMLAIDPYLDLRTKQMKWEQETEQLEQMATDQVENRTASYVLKQGAWCNETMCLASGIRNDPSRTVIRPMAESTSSASNLDIDPTRSSAGSQPNE